From the genome of Tenrec ecaudatus isolate mTenEca1 chromosome 1, mTenEca1.hap1, whole genome shotgun sequence:
CAATAGGGTGCCGCCaccaacatgaacaaaaatcaacAGACTCGCTGTCCTTCAGGCAATGCTTTGTCAGAGCAACCCctgctgggtttgggagcctgtaactgttcacaggaataGCGAGTCCagtttctctcacagagctgctgccCGCTAACAACCCCCAGGGAGGTGAGTTGCAGCCCAACGCTTCACCAGTGCACCACTAGTGACCCCGCCACGAATGAGGTGGCTAAATGAATCAGTGGAATGGTATTGCCTCTCTAGGCCTGCAGGGTAATGATTGTCATGTTGTGGTCTGGGAACCTCTGGGGTTCTCTGAGATCCTTTCAGTGGGTCTATGGTGCTGAGGATATGGAAAGATAGATATATCGCAACATGTAAAAATGAATGCAGAAACTACTAACGATCTTGTATGGAACCAGAGCTTTGCAACAAGTTAAATAACTCTTTGGACTAATACATTTGGCCACGTTGGAAAAtacagcttttaaaaataaaaggctcTTATCATGACTACGTGATACAGTCAATCTCACTATTTTAAACAGCATTAAAATCAATCTTTCACTTCATTTGGTTGTAACTTCTAATACGGTAAATGTCAATAGTTTCCACCTACATAATCACAAACTCTGCATCATCAGTACgttttaattaatttttccccAGTGCTTTTTAATTATTGACTttagttgtttatttctttttccttggtCCTTTTTAGGAGGGTGAAAAGATGTTGTGGTATTCTGGTCCTGAAGAAGTTCCTGACCAATCAGCATTTAATGTGGGCTAATTTCAAGGGAGATGTTTTGCTAGTTGCTCGTGTAATGACGATGGACAGTAGTTTAGAGTGGGAATGAGTTGTAAGACTTTTCAAAGGGAACAAGCTCCTAATGATATTTCTAGCAAAGACCCTCTAGGGTTGGGGATTGACACGGAGTGGGCACACTAATGGGTTCCAAAATGGCTTGATGTGTCATCCTGCACATGTGCTGTTCCTTGGACTGTGTTCCACGGGCACTGAGTATCTTCTGGTTAACAAGGCAAATTGGGGTCAGCAAGGTAGTGTCCAGCTCTTCTGTGAgctgtttcgtgaatctgaagaggactttatagataggtattggacaaatgggctaatctcgaacttatgggcttggacaggactgggttgggatgcttttttaatgtacagttgctcttatgtataaacatcttctttatacacatacacgtgttaatgaatttgtttctctagtctattcagactaacacaatcatgtGCTCGCATTGTTTCAGTGTAATCTTTGAGGTGTCTCAAACTATTTCAAACTTTGTCGTTATGCAGTACTATTGGCAACCTGATAGACTGCCCATCCAAACCCAATGGCATCAGGTTGATTGTAACAGTGACCCTCATAGACTCCATAACTTTTATTTGCTGAGAACCAAAAAAATCCATGTGACTGTCGGTATTGTGGTGTTCACTTGATTGTAGTGGTCTGTCATGGAACACACAGTATCTCTGAGGTATAAAGGTAAATTTAGTTTTGCATTTACATCTTGTTCAATCTTTTACAAAAGATTCTCATtttcaaaaaataagaaagaaaaaatgaaagaaatcacCAGCTAAGTATTCTGTGGTTTTTAAATACTCTTTTTATAGCTAATATTTTAATCACTTATGACCTATATTCATATCCTGATGTAAGTGAATACCTAAAATATCAGTGTTTCTAAATCAAAGCCCCAAACATAGAATAATAGAAGCATGATATTATTTACATATGAGCTATATTTGGAGTTTCCCAAGTGACTCTTCAATGGGAAATAAAATTTTCCTGTGCTCTCATTTTAGAAGCAAAAGCGTACTTGATGTTTTTAATTGACTTTATCCAGTCATGAGAACTTCCTTGTCTGTTGGACAataatggagggaggggaaattagGGCAAATCAATACAGGAAACTGGAAGCTCCTAAATCAGGGGGTGTGTTATTAATATAAACATTCAGCTATTAGACTCGTTAAATTGTATAGAACATTCTTAGGTAGGTGAGTTTAAACCGCTAACCTTTTGGTGCCACCCAGAGGCCTTCCCATTAGacaataaattaaaacaaaacaatcgactttttattgtgaattaggtgaagattgAGAGAGTAGACCACCAGCTTTACatttgtattagagtttaaattctgagccctgtgtgtgtgtagaaggctatggataactttgaaagCCCCAAATTCATTGGTAGAAATCCCCAAGAGGATTAAGCTTCcattgaatcccctctgacctttAACCTAGGATGTGTTAAAGGTCAGGTAAAGTGCCTTAGAAACTAGATTACCCCACTCCCAGGCAGCCTTGGAAGGGCAGTCTCCCCTAGGCCTGCGTGGTGTGTCCTGAAAgaaggtcaccttactaggatcACGAAGTCTTGGGCCATGCCCTGATGCCTTGTTCTGAAGGCCCTGGGCcaatcttgtaagcttttctgtccAACAAAATGTCCCATCCCAATCAAGGCCCTATTCCTGTTTCTGTCCCCCAACCTGTAGCTATGATGTATTGAGCtgcaccaatcatgcttttgtggtcTTTGCTTTTGCCTTTCCATATCCGTTTTAATTGTCTAAATCTTTGTAAACCCCTGGTCACCTGCTATAACATCTTGCTAGTCACCTACCTCATCTAGATCTTGTCTTTTTCTTTgatgtttacttatttatttattaccattttattggggggctcatacaactctgatcacaatccatacagatattcattgggtcaagcacatttgtacatttgttgtcatcatcattttcaaaacattttttcctacttgagcccttggtatcagctcctcattttatttcctccctaatgaacccctgataatttatagattattattattttttcatgtcttatactgaccgaggtttcctttcacccacttttttgttgtctgtctctctgggagggggttatatatagatccttgtgattggttttcccattctccccccaccttcctcttactctCAATAAGTCTTGTCTTTtttctgtttaagacttaataaatgttctccttaaattatacttGATATTTTAGGTCTCTTTTGTACTCTTAaacacattcaacaattcatacacattttgtttcaactcgtcCATTGCAATTCCCTTAATGTCTCATCCCTTATCCCTGGTCCTCTCTGAGATCCCAGCTTTGACTCCCCCTTCTATCCTAACCCTCTGAGTTTTACTTTAGGTAAGTGCTGCCCTTTGATCCTAAATAATTAATGCTTTTAACATACAGGTGATATTGTAGAcctaaagggtgactaaggggCATAGACTTGGGGATTCCAGCAGTCTCTGTCCAACCAGAAAGcctgtttcatttatttattttttttttaagatttgagTTCTAGTCCACATTTTAATTCCACTCTATCAAGAACCTTGTAATGTGACCATTTTGAAAGCTGTTGATCGTGACAGCTGGGCACTATCTATCTCTTctcgtctcagggttgtggaaaaGATAAAGCTATGGCTCTCATATAAAAAAAACAGATTCttgtttaaaagattttattgaaCTAGTTAATGAAATGTTGGTGATGTGTCACTACCAGTTGCTACCAAAAACTGGATGCATTTATTAATAAGGAGTGTTGAAATGTGTAAACAAGGACAAAACTGTTGTGAGGGGAGGGTGGAAAGTCCCACCATCTGAGAATCAATTATATGCttataaaaaaaaccccacaacaacaaaaatccataagaaccgcactgccattgagtcattgctgactcattatGAACCCCCGAGGGTCTATGAGatggtaactatttacaggagtagaaagtccgatccttctcctgaggagctgttggtggtttcgaactgtctaCAGACCATGCAGACGGGCAGTCCAATACATAACCCCTACGCCTCCAGGGGTGTATTTAAGACATTTTAGTTATCTATCTTTCCATTagtaaacaaagcaaaataaagaaaagaaagaaagaaaaagaaatctcacgggagtggcgaccctataggacagagtagaacagaccctgtggatttctgacaaCATAAATCATAGGATCTCAAACTCATTTGGCCTACTgggccccttttcaggaaaaacaaaTTACTCGGCACCCCCTGGCAATAAATAACTTTTGTACTCCAGCCCTTAATCACGGCTAGAGTGTAGGCATGTGCTTTTGCTGCCCCTGGATCATTCCCGTGCCCCTGGGGGACACACGGCTGTACAGTTTTGCAGCACTTCatagcctcctcttcctctcacaGAACTGCTGGTAGTGCTGACCTTGAAGCATACAGCCCTGCACTCGCTTCTACCAGCTCTATAGAGTCTTGGGCTCTGTTCAAGGGCATTAGATCTGAGATCAGTATTGTTTGTGACCTGAACTCATTCTCACATGTGAATCATACACAAAATCAGCAATCTTGAGTGGGGGCTCTCAAAAGACCAGTTTgggatggggtgggagtggggaactTGTGCAATGATTGTATTTAGACAGGAGGAAAAAATGGTGTGTGTCAATGAAGGTTTGAGGATGATCATTATAACAGTTCTAAGAGTAGCAAAAATAGAGCAACtcgggaaaattttaaaaattatttagctTATTAAATTTTAAGTTTGTAGCAAGGTCCatcatatttattatttcttgatcaatAAAACCCTTGCAAGCAATCTCTTAAAAGCCCCCTTAACATCTTTGTTTCTAAGTGTGTATATGAGGGGGTTCAACATGGGTGTGATGATCCCATAGAAAAGGGACACCATCTTGCCCcggtccttggaggcaggagatggtGGTTGCAGGTACATATAGATGGCAGTGCCATAGAAGAGTGACACCACAATCAGGTGGGAACCACATGTCCCAAATGCCTTTCGCCGGCCTTCAGCTGACTGTATTCTCAACACTGCTTGGGCAATGAAGCCATATGATATCAATATGAGTGCCACGGGTATTAGAAGGAATAGCACACTGATGAAAAACAGCTCAGCCTCATTTGCGGTTGTGTCAACACAGGACAACTTGAGCAGAGCAGGGACTTCACAGAAGAAATGATCCACTTCTTTGTGGCCACACAGTGGCATCTGAAGGGTCAAGCTGGACTGCAACACCGAGTTGCTAAAGCCACTAATCCAGGACGCAGCTGCTAACTGGAGGCAGAGCCTCTGGTGCATGATAACTGAGTAGTGGAGAGGCCGACATATAGCCACAAACCTATCAAAGGACATGACCGCCAGGAGAAGACACTCAGTGGAACCCAGGGccaggaaaatgaagagctgagccACGCAGCCACCATAACTGATGACCTTCCTGGTGCTGCAAATGTTTACCAGCATCTGTGGAACTGTGCTGGTGGTGTAGCAAAGATCCAGGAGAGATAGATTGCTAAGAAAGAAATACATGGGAGTATGAAGCTTGGGGTCCAGATGTGCCACCAGAATTATTCCCAGATTGCCAAAGATAGTCAAGATATAAGAAACCAGGAACACCACAAAGAGTGGGAGCTCCAGCCATGGTCTGTCTGAGAAGCCTAACAGGATGAACTCCCTGGGGACGCTCTCATTTACCTTGTTCATGTTAACTGGTTCAACTCTTGGCTCCCTGAAATAGAAAAATCCAGCAATTAAATAAAGGAATAGTCAATGATTATATCAGTTAGTTATAATCATTTGATCAATTTTTCATAAATATATTATAATTgtgaaaaaagttttttaaatgtaaatatttCTTTATACTTCAAGTGAGTTTCTATATTTGTAACAGTATAATGCAAAGTAAAtttcaaaaattttaaagtatGCCATGGGTTTCAACATTCACAGAATTTATGTAATAATCTCTCTTTGTTGTGTAAATGTATTTTTCTCATACTTTACCAcctggatactttcctactaggggaaaaaaaaaagaaaacccaatttATCTAACAGGTTATCAGACTCTTTTGAAGGATAT
Proteins encoded in this window:
- the LOC142437503 gene encoding olfactory receptor 2B2, producing the protein MNKVNESVPREFILLGFSDRPWLELPLFVVFLVSYILTIFGNLGIILVAHLDPKLHTPMYFFLSNLSLLDLCYTTSTVPQMLVNICSTRKVISYGGCVAQLFIFLALGSTECLLLAVMSFDRFVAICRPLHYSVIMHQRLCLQLAAASWISGFSNSVLQSSLTLQMPLCGHKEVDHFFCEVPALLKLSCVDTTANEAELFFISVLFLLIPVALILISYGFIAQAVLRIQSAEGRRKAFGTCGSHLIVVSLFYGTAIYMYLQPPSPASKDRGKMVSLFYGIITPMLNPLIYTLRNKDVKGAFKRLLARVLLIKK